In Gopherus evgoodei ecotype Sinaloan lineage chromosome 10, rGopEvg1_v1.p, whole genome shotgun sequence, a single window of DNA contains:
- the LOC115659152 gene encoding LOW QUALITY PROTEIN: aromatase (The sequence of the model RefSeq protein was modified relative to this genomic sequence to represent the inferred CDS: inserted 1 base in 1 codon), giving the protein MILETLNLMHCNITSVVPEVMPTATVPILLLVCFLFLIWNYEEISSIPGPGFCMGIGPLITWRFLWMGVGQCLQLLHKMYGEFMRVWISGEETLIISKSSSIFHVMKHGQYNCRFGARLGXQCIGMHENGIIFNNNPALWKEIRPFFAKALSGPGLVRMIAICVESTKNHLDRLENVTNGLGNINALNFMRQITLDTSNTLFLGIPLDENAVVLKIQNYFDAWQALLLKPDIFFKISWLYKKYEKSAKDLKEAIEILIEQKRQRLSTVEKLEERMDFASQLIFAQSRGDLTGENVNQCVLEMMIAAPDTLSVTLFFMLVLIAEHPKVEEDMMKEIQAVIGDRDIQSNDMSNLRVMENFINESMRYQPVVDLVMRKALQDDVIDGYPVKSGTNIILNIGRMHKLEFFPKPNEFTLENFEKNVPSRYFQPFGFGPRGCVGKFIAMVMMKAILVTLLRRYRIQTPKGRGLKNIQKSNDLSMHPNERQPLLEMFFMPRRNVDKCQDD; this is encoded by the exons ATGATACTGGAAACCCTGAATCTGATGCATTGCAATATCACCAGTGTGGTGCCAGAAGTGATGCCAACTGCCACCGTGCCCATACTCCTCCTCGTGTGCTTTCTTTTCCTAATCTGGAATTATGAAGAAATATCATCAATACCAG GGCCTGGTTTCTGTATGGGAATTGGTCCCCTCATCACATGGAGATTCCTCTGGATGGGAGTGGGGCAATGCCTGCAACTATTACATAAGATGTATGGAGAATTTATGAGAGTCTGGATCAGTGGAGAGGAAACACTCATTATTAGCAA ATCCTCCAGTATCTTCCATGTAATGAAACATGGGCAATATAACTGTAGATTTGGAGCAAGGCTTG TACAGTGCATTGGCATGCATGAAAATGGtattatatttaataataatcCAGCACTCTGGAAAGAAATTCGACCTTTTTTCGCTAAAG CTTTGTCTGGTCCAGGTCTCGTGCGTATGATAGCAATTTGTGTTGAATCAACAAAAAACCATCTGGACAGATTGGAGAATGTGACTAATGGACTGGGAAACATCAATGCGCTGAATTTTATGAGACAGATCACACTGGACACTTCTAACACACTCTTTCTAGGGATCCCTTTGGATG aaaatgcCGTTGTGCTTAAAATCCAGAACTACTTTGATGCTTGGCAAGCACTTTTGCTGAAACCTGACATCTTCTTTAAAATTTCTTGGCTGTACAAGAAATATGAAAAGTCAGC CAAGGATTTGAAAGAAGCAATTGAAATCTTAATAGAACAGAAACGACAGAGACTTTCcactgttgaaaaattggaagagCGCATGGACTTTGCATCACAACTGATTTTTGCACAG AGCCGTGGAGATCTGACTGGTGAGAATGTGAACCAGTGTGTGCTGGAGATGATGATAGCTGCACCTGACACACTGTCTGTGACTCTCTTCTTCATGCTAGTACTGATTGCAGAGCACCCTAAAGTGGAAGAAGATATGATGAAGGAAATCCAAGCTGTTATAG GTGACAGAGACATACAGAGCAATGACATGTCGAACTTAAGGGTTATGGAGAATTTTATTAATGAGAGTATGAGATACCAGCCAGTTGTGGATTTGGTCATGCGCAAGGCTTTACAGGATGATGTAATTGATGGCTATCCTGTGAAAAGTGGGACAAACATCATTCTGAACATTGGACGTATGCATAAGCTTGAATTCTTCCCAAAGCCTAATGAGTTTACTCTCGAAAATTTTGAGAAAAAT GTTCCTTCTCGCTACTTTCAACCATTTGGATTTGGCCCTCGTGGCTGTGTTGGAAAGTTTATTGCCATGGTAATGATGAAGGCAATCCTGGTGACTCTTTTGAGACGGTATAGAATACAGACACCAAAAGGAAGAGGCCTTAAGAACATCCAGAAAAGCAATGACTTATCCATGCACCCAAATGAAAGACAGCCCTTACTGGAGATGTTTTTCATGCCAAGAAGAAACGTAGACAAGTGCCAGGATGACTAA